From Alloacidobacterium dinghuense:
GCACGATGGTGGTGTAGCCGACGAAGGCGCCGCGATCGAGGCCGATCCTGTTTGCGATCATTATTGTGACGCCCATCAGCAGCGAGGAAATGGCACCGGAAATCAGTCCGAAGGTGAGTATGGTCTTTTTCATCTGTGTCTCCTGCGAATGTGAACACACCTTACCGTGGCGGGGAGGGGCTCTGTCGTCATCCTTTCGGGTGATTTCGGCGGATGGATAGAAAAATCATGCGTTTGCATGACTCATTTCGGAAGCAGACCGAACTCCTTGCCGAGCTGGACGGCCTGTGTCCGTCGCTTGGCTCCTAGTTTGTCGAAGGCACGGCTGCAATGCGTCTTGACCGTGTTCTCGCTCACGTAGAGTTTTCCTGCGATCTCGCGATTGCTCATGCCCTGGGCGATGAGTTCAAGGATTTCAAGCTCGCGGCGTGTGATGCCGAGGTCACCCCGTTTTCTCTCGTTCAGGACGAACGGCTTTTCGGTCGGGACGGAGATTTCTTTCACAACAATTTTTTGCCGCGACGATCTCAGCTTGATGCCAAGCCAGATTCCAAGAGCGGCAAAGATGGCGGCGATCAGCGCCCCATAGATTGCCATCGAATGTTCGATGACCAGGAACTGGTACTCAGTCCACTGAAGAGCGGCGATCAGGATTCCGCCGATCAAGCCGAAGATAAGTACGTGGCGCGCCATGCGTCAGGAGGGAAGGCTTCAGTTACGATCAAAAGACCGAGTGCTGACTCATGTTAGCGCAGGGGGGAGCTTCGGTACTCGCTAATTTTGCCGAGAACATCTCGAAGAGATATGGGAGGCTTGCCATCTCGATTGAGAGGGTCATCCCCTTATAGTCTTTTGACAGGGCGGAATCACGCGCGTACCCGTCTGCCTCGCAACTATTCATTCCGAAGTGCAACGATCGGTTCGACTCCCGCAGCCCGGCGTGCGGGAATCACCGTGGCGAGGAGTGCTGCCAGCGCCAGCAGCAATGTAGCCAGCGTGAGCATGACCGGATCCCAGGGCTTTACGCCGAATAGTTGATCGGTCATCAGTTTTCCTACGCCTATTGCCGTCGGGATGCCAATTGCCAGTCCGATAGCGATCTGCGAGAACGCGCCGCGCAGCACCATCTTGACCACTTGTCCGCGATCTGCTCCGAGCGCCATGCGCACGCCAATCTCGCTCGTGCGCTGTTCCACCGTGTATGCCATTACTCCGTAGAGGCCAACTGCTGCCAACACCAGCCCGAGTATGCCAAAGAGCGTCGTCAGTGTCGCAATCATGTTTTGCTGCTGGAAATCCGCGTCGACGACTTTGCTGTACGGGTCAACTCCGTAAAGAACGAAATTTGGATCGACGCCGGCCAAGACCTTGCGCACGCGCTCTTCCAGTCCCGGCGGATTCCCCGGCGCCCAGATGACGATGTTGTAGAGGTAGTGTGACCAGATTTCGCCGCTCATGTATGCCGTCTCGTCGTACTGCACAGTCTGTGCCTCCGGCACCCAGAACATCGGGCGTATGGCCTCCTTGTAGTCGTAGGTCATATACCGTATGTTTCGGATGACACCGACGATTTCGTAGGTTGCGGAATACTTGATCTTGTCAGGACCGAAATGCTGTCCAATCGGGTTCTCGCCTTTGAAGAACTTCTTCGCGAAGGCTTCGTTGATGACCGCGATCTTCCGCGTTGCATCGGTATCGTCTTCAGTAATAGGCCGGCCCAGCACAACTTTTGCGCCTATGGTTTCAAAAAATCCTGGCATGACTCGCGACCAGCCCGCGGAGGTGTCTTCCTTCGCTCCGGGTTCCGGCCTGCCTTCGATGCGGATACCGTCGTTCCAACTGTCGCCGCTCATTGGCGCATAGAGTGCCGGGGCGACCATACGCACGCCCGGAATCTGACGCAGGCGGGCGTCGATCTCACGGAACATTGGCTCCATTTGTTCCGGCTTGTAGTTGCTGAGCAGCGGATTGATCCAGGCTATGTAGCGTCCGCGCATGTCGAATCCGAAATTCTGGTGCTGGAGGTTGCGCAAGCTCTGGCCTAGCAGAGCCGCTGCCGACAGGAGGATCAGCGACATAGCTGCCTGTCCGATCACCAGAGACTTCTGCGCCCACGAGCGCCCGCCGCCTACGGAGCGGTTTGCGCCGCGCAGCGCTTCTACAGGTTCCGCATGCGAGGTCATCCAGGCCGGCGCGATCCCGAACAAGATGCCGGTGAGCACCGACACGCCCAGAGTGAAGAGCAGCACTGGCCAGGATGGGCTCGCATCGATCGGCACATAATTGTTCGGACCGCCGATCTGAAAGGCCAGATGCAGGATCAGCCGTGTTCCAGCGTAGGCCACGGCTATGCCGATGACTCCACCAATGACAGCCAGCAGGACGCATTCCACCAGCGCCTTGCGCACCAGCCGTTGCCGTGAAGCGCCCAATGCCACGCGCACCGACGTTTGCGCGCGATCCTTCAATCCGCGCGCCAGCATGAGATTTGCCAGATTTCCGCAGGCCACCAGCAGC
This genomic window contains:
- a CDS encoding ABC transporter permease, which encodes MLADLRDALRQLRKAPGFTATAVITLALGIGATTAIFTLVHQVLLKSLPVTKPDELWRIGDLDRCCNWGGYVQGDDGDFSLFSWEAYKNFRAHTPEFSDLAALQAGNAPLGVRREGSQAPVDTRNGEYVSGNFFRTLGIQPWIGRLMTDEDDKEGAPSVAVMSYHIWSQKYGSDPSVVGASYQINGHPFTVIGVTPPGFYGGRLSGFNMPDLWLPLTTELLIDGATARLKRPNGNFLDLLGRVHPGVNPKTLEAKLRVEFHDWLASHVPDMEPGEKQLWQQQTLHLVPGGAGVASMKAQYEDGLRLLLIASTCVLLVACGNLANLMLARGLKDRAQTSVRVALGASRQRLVRKALVECVLLAVIGGVIGIAVAYAGTRLILHLAFQIGGPNNYVPIDASPSWPVLLFTLGVSVLTGILFGIAPAWMTSHAEPVEALRGANRSVGGGRSWAQKSLVIGQAAMSLILLSAAALLGQSLRNLQHQNFGFDMRGRYIAWINPLLSNYKPEQMEPMFREIDARLRQIPGVRMVAPALYAPMSGDSWNDGIRIEGRPEPGAKEDTSAGWSRVMPGFFETIGAKVVLGRPITEDDTDATRKIAVINEAFAKKFFKGENPIGQHFGPDKIKYSATYEIVGVIRNIRYMTYDYKEAIRPMFWVPEAQTVQYDETAYMSGEIWSHYLYNIVIWAPGNPPGLEERVRKVLAGVDPNFVLYGVDPYSKVVDADFQQQNMIATLTTLFGILGLVLAAVGLYGVMAYTVEQRTSEIGVRMALGADRGQVVKMVLRGAFSQIAIGLAIGIPTAIGVGKLMTDQLFGVKPWDPVMLTLATLLLALAALLATVIPARRAAGVEPIVALRNE
- a CDS encoding response regulator transcription factor, yielding MARHVLIFGLIGGILIAALQWTEYQFLVIEHSMAIYGALIAAIFAALGIWLGIKLRSSRQKIVVKEISVPTEKPFVLNERKRGDLGITRRELEILELIAQGMSNREIAGKLYVSENTVKTHCSRAFDKLGAKRRTQAVQLGKEFGLLPK